A genomic window from Helicobacter suis HS1 includes:
- a CDS encoding extracellular solute-binding protein: MKYLIFLFLLLPLSAAPFISLGEPPKYSKNFTHFDYANANAPKGGILRNYALGTFDSLNPFVLKGSKASGLDLVYDTLLAQSLDEPYTEYALIAKDIQVAPDHSFVIFTIDDRARFSDGVPILATDVKYSFDILIQKGSPVFRQYYDDVKEALVLDDHHVKFTFKDSHNRELPLILGQLQVLPKHFFEKYGFDKNPLLIPVSSGPYTIQSFSIGKQITYTRNKHYWAQNLPTQKGLYNFDSIRFDYYKDDSVALQAFLSGAYDWRMESMAKVWARGYVGKGIKEGKIIKKRLEHALPAGMQGFFMNTRKELFKDLRVREALFYAFDFEWANNNLFFSQYTRTKSYFSNSVFASRGLPQGEELQILERYKKELDRYNPRIFTSPYIVPRTNGAQKLGENRRENLKYAQALLKQAGYVVRNNQLINTKTKKPFVFTLLLNNQAFERLALAYAKNLKVLGIHLLIQKVDLSQYMGRLKKFDFDMVVGAIGQSLFPGNEQRYFWGSASAKQQGSYNYAGIANPVIDSLIASIISAKDRASQIATVRALDRVLLWGFYVIPHYHAPFWRIAYWDKIGMLKNPPYGFSPYLWWDKNLEKKP; encoded by the coding sequence ATGAAATACCTGATTTTTCTATTTTTGCTTTTGCCTTTAAGTGCTGCGCCCTTTATTTCTCTAGGTGAACCCCCTAAATACAGCAAAAATTTTACGCACTTTGACTATGCCAATGCTAACGCCCCCAAAGGCGGGATTTTAAGAAATTACGCGCTGGGTACTTTTGATAGCCTTAATCCTTTTGTGCTCAAAGGTAGTAAGGCTAGCGGGCTGGATTTAGTTTATGATACTTTGCTAGCCCAAAGCCTAGATGAACCCTATACTGAGTATGCCCTCATTGCTAAAGATATACAAGTCGCCCCCGATCACAGCTTTGTGATCTTTACCATTGATGATCGCGCGCGCTTTAGCGATGGAGTGCCTATTTTGGCTACAGATGTAAAATACAGCTTTGATATTTTGATACAAAAGGGAAGTCCAGTTTTTAGGCAATATTATGATGATGTTAAAGAAGCGCTGGTACTTGATGATCACCATGTTAAATTCACCTTTAAAGATAGTCACAATAGAGAATTACCCCTAATTTTGGGGCAGTTACAAGTTTTGCCCAAACATTTCTTTGAGAAATATGGCTTTGATAAAAATCCGCTTTTAATCCCTGTTTCTAGTGGGCCTTATACAATTCAGTCTTTTAGCATTGGTAAGCAAATCACCTACACACGCAACAAACACTACTGGGCTCAAAATCTACCCACCCAAAAGGGGTTATATAACTTTGATTCAATTCGCTTTGATTACTACAAAGATGATTCGGTGGCGCTGCAGGCTTTTTTAAGCGGGGCGTATGATTGGCGCATGGAGAGCATGGCTAAGGTTTGGGCGCGGGGTTATGTGGGTAAGGGCATTAAAGAGGGCAAGATCATTAAAAAGCGCTTAGAACATGCCTTACCTGCTGGCATGCAAGGGTTTTTTATGAACACCCGCAAAGAGCTTTTTAAGGATTTGCGCGTTCGAGAAGCCCTCTTTTATGCCTTTGATTTTGAATGGGCTAATAATAATCTCTTTTTTTCACAATACACCCGCACCAAGAGCTATTTTAGTAATTCTGTCTTTGCCTCTAGGGGTTTGCCTCAAGGAGAGGAGCTACAAATTTTAGAGCGCTATAAAAAGGAGTTAGATCGCTATAACCCGCGTATTTTTACAAGTCCCTATATAGTTCCGCGCACGAATGGGGCGCAAAAACTAGGGGAGAATCGCCGCGAAAATCTCAAATACGCCCAAGCACTTTTAAAACAGGCAGGTTATGTAGTGCGCAACAATCAACTCATCAATACAAAAACTAAAAAACCCTTTGTTTTCACGCTTTTACTCAATAACCAAGCCTTTGAGCGCCTAGCCCTAGCCTATGCTAAAAATCTTAAGGTACTAGGTATCCATTTGCTGATTCAAAAAGTAGATTTAAGCCAGTATATGGGGCGTTTAAAGAAATTTGATTTTGATATGGTGGTGGGGGCTATTGGCCAGTCGCTTTTTCCGGGCAATGAGCAGCGCTATTTTTGGGGAAGTGCTAGCGCTAAGCAACAGGGGAGTTACAATTATGCCGGCATTGCTAACCCGGTGATTGATTCTTTAATTGCCTCTATTATTAGCGCTAAAGATCGCGCTAGCCAAATTGCTACTGTGCGCGCCCTTGATCGGGTTTTACTCTGGGGGTTTTATGTGATCCCTCATTACCACGCTCCTTTTTGGCGCATTGCCTACTGGGATAAAATTGGCATGCTTAAAAACCCCCCTTATGGTTTTTCGCCCTATTTGTGGTGGGATAAAAATTTAGAAAAGAAACCTTAA
- a CDS encoding R.Pab1 family restriction endonuclease, with protein sequence MKIEIDETNKVIKVPIPLTSQSGKIRVKVRNDFTEYGLPTPTRQIPFSLKHYVEWQIGYDVDKSNLEKLALSTLPYTEFKGANNKPKAFYELSEYLYYFVQWGLITKVEIGDLLTTLENIRQKDFLDSNFNITRDRTQPKEILEMVFYHLEVKYPLLVYSFDSLDISVEIAVREKQRAVDIQPMLYVCFPLEKLQPAPGMPFLLKRTAQPKEHAYLLLADQDKYFLLETMKIFGILSAKHKHDVLEILKVILCIKKN encoded by the coding sequence ATGAAAATTGAGATAGATGAAACAAACAAAGTTATTAAAGTACCAATCCCTCTTACAAGCCAAAGCGGCAAGATAAGAGTTAAAGTCCGTAATGATTTTACTGAATATGGGTTACCCACACCCACAAGACAAATCCCCTTCTCTTTAAAACACTATGTAGAATGGCAGATTGGTTATGATGTAGATAAAAGCAATTTAGAAAAATTAGCCCTCAGTACACTCCCTTATACAGAATTTAAAGGGGCAAATAACAAACCCAAAGCTTTTTACGAGCTGAGCGAATATCTTTACTATTTTGTTCAGTGGGGACTCATTACAAAAGTGGAAATTGGGGATCTATTAACAACCCTAGAAAATATCAGACAAAAGGACTTTTTAGATTCAAATTTTAACATTACTCGCGATCGCACCCAGCCTAAAGAAATTTTAGAGATGGTGTTTTACCACCTTGAAGTGAAGTACCCTCTTTTAGTCTACTCCTTTGATTCTTTGGATATTTCAGTAGAGATTGCGGTGCGAGAAAAACAGCGGGCTGTGGATATACAACCCATGCTCTATGTCTGTTTCCCCCTTGAAAAATTACAACCCGCGCCCGGTATGCCTTTTCTTTTAAAAAGAACAGCCCAGCCTAAAGAGCATGCTTATTTACTCTTAGCAGATCAGGACAAATATTTTTTACTAGAAACCATGAAGATTTTTGGTATCTTGAGCGCTAAGCATAAGCACGATGTGTTAGAAATTTTAAAAGTAATCTTATGTATCAAAAAGAACTAG
- the trpS gene encoding tryptophan--tRNA ligase produces the protein MHLGNYLGAIKHWVEMQDRYESIFCIVNSHAITLPQDPQILRKQTLEMASMLLACGINPDKSSLFIQSQIEEHGALTWLLDCIASMGELSRMTQFKDKSAKEENIGVGLFNYPVLMAADILLYQTDAVPVGADQKQHLELARNLAIKFNRDFGPCFKVPEPLIAAQGARVMGLDDPSVKMSKSHKRAFHALFLLDSEESVIKKIKKATTDSVGTLIFDVNRPGIYNLLNIYSLLSAKSPSEIEATFEGKDYGDFKKALIEVVIETLRPIQQNYKRLQEDPGYVLNLLERGKESIAPLAKQTYKKAKELMGLL, from the coding sequence ATGCACTTGGGCAATTATTTAGGCGCGATTAAGCATTGGGTAGAAATGCAGGATCGTTACGAATCTATTTTTTGTATCGTCAATTCCCACGCAATCACTTTACCCCAAGACCCACAAATTTTGCGCAAACAAACTTTAGAAATGGCTAGCATGCTTTTAGCCTGCGGGATTAATCCGGATAAATCTAGCCTTTTTATCCAAAGCCAAATAGAAGAGCATGGGGCGCTCACTTGGCTTTTAGATTGTATTGCTAGCATGGGCGAACTAAGCCGCATGACTCAGTTTAAAGATAAAAGTGCAAAGGAGGAAAATATCGGGGTGGGGTTGTTTAATTATCCGGTGCTTATGGCTGCTGATATTTTGCTTTACCAAACCGATGCTGTGCCTGTGGGCGCGGATCAAAAACAGCATTTAGAATTAGCTAGAAATTTAGCCATTAAATTTAACCGCGATTTTGGGCCATGTTTTAAAGTGCCTGAGCCCTTGATTGCTGCTCAAGGTGCGCGTGTCATGGGGTTAGATGATCCAAGCGTAAAAATGAGTAAATCACACAAGAGGGCTTTCCATGCTTTGTTTTTGCTAGATAGTGAGGAAAGTGTTATTAAAAAGATCAAAAAGGCAACTACAGATTCAGTAGGTACTCTTATCTTTGATGTAAATCGCCCCGGGATTTATAACCTTCTTAATATCTATAGCCTTTTAAGTGCAAAATCCCCCTCAGAAATAGAAGCCACATTTGAAGGCAAAGATTATGGTGATTTTAAAAAAGCTTTGATTGAGGTTGTGATTGAAACCCTGCGGCCTATCCAGCAAAATTATAAGAGATTACAAGAGGATCCGGGCTATGTTTTAAATCTCCTAGAAAGAGGCAAAGAAAGCATTGCTCCACTGGCTAAGCAAACTTATAAGAAAGCTAAGGAATTAATGGGTTTATTATGA
- a CDS encoding shikimate dehydrogenase: MRLFGVFGNPIAHSKSPLLHNAVFLRFEQELKFKGSYHPLLLDREANLKEKFLELHLSGANITTPFKEKAFACSDVVKGVAQETGAVNAWVFEGGQIVGYNTDVEGFLYPLQDHTFSSALILGAGGSARAIAHALKSRFIQIEILNRSTPKLDYFKSLGLKCFTPQDFKIKPYDLIINTTTAGLKEPSLPCNLEMLKALLKRATLAYDLIYQHTPFLNLAKQEGLITLDGKAMLIAQAALSFLYFCDHKLPFEVILQTMQEVLL; encoded by the coding sequence ATGCGCCTCTTTGGAGTTTTTGGTAACCCTATCGCGCATTCTAAATCTCCTTTGTTGCATAATGCGGTGTTTTTGCGCTTTGAGCAAGAACTTAAGTTTAAAGGCAGCTACCACCCCCTTTTACTAGATAGAGAGGCTAATCTCAAAGAAAAATTTTTAGAACTCCACTTAAGCGGGGCTAATATCACCACTCCTTTTAAAGAAAAGGCCTTTGCTTGTAGCGATGTTGTAAAAGGTGTAGCGCAAGAGACAGGGGCGGTGAATGCGTGGGTGTTTGAGGGTGGGCAGATTGTGGGCTATAACACCGATGTAGAGGGTTTTTTATATCCCCTTCAAGATCATACTTTTTCAAGCGCGCTTATTTTAGGGGCTGGAGGGAGCGCAAGAGCTATAGCCCACGCTCTTAAATCACGATTCATTCAAATAGAAATCCTTAACCGCAGTACTCCCAAATTAGACTATTTCAAATCTCTAGGGCTAAAATGTTTCACCCCTCAAGATTTTAAAATCAAGCCCTATGATCTCATCATAAACACCACCACCGCAGGCCTTAAAGAGCCTAGTTTGCCATGTAATCTAGAAATGTTAAAAGCTCTTTTGAAGCGCGCCACTCTTGCTTATGATTTGATCTATCAGCACACGCCCTTTTTAAATCTAGCTAAGCAAGAGGGGCTCATCACTCTAGATGGCAAGGCCATGCTCATTGCTCAAGCAGCGCTGAGTTTTCTGTATTTTTGTGATCACAAACTCCCCTTTGAAGTGATTTTACAGACTATGCAAGAGGTGTTGTTATAA
- the ssb gene encoding single-stranded DNA-binding protein, protein MYNKIVLIGHFTRDVEIRHLPNGGVVGKVGIATNHVYKRQDGSKAEETCFIDVDLFGRTAEVANQYLHKGSKVLIEGRLKLENWSDQYGNKRSKHSVSAESLVMLDSKSAAQPNTEYRQQRDEAYSKPVPSSKPRQEEKIPEINVDDDLPF, encoded by the coding sequence ATGTATAATAAAATCGTCCTTATTGGGCATTTTACCCGCGATGTAGAGATACGCCATTTGCCAAATGGGGGAGTGGTGGGCAAGGTGGGCATTGCTACTAACCATGTTTATAAACGCCAAGACGGGAGCAAGGCAGAGGAAACTTGTTTTATAGATGTGGATTTATTTGGGCGTACAGCTGAGGTGGCAAACCAATATCTACACAAGGGATCAAAGGTCTTAATTGAAGGGCGTTTAAAGCTTGAAAACTGGAGTGATCAATATGGCAACAAGCGCAGTAAACATAGCGTTTCTGCTGAAAGTCTTGTAATGTTAGATTCTAAAAGTGCGGCACAACCCAATACAGAATACCGCCAACAAAGAGATGAGGCGTATTCTAAACCTGTGCCAAGTTCTAAACCAAGACAGGAGGAGAAAATCCCTGAAATCAATGTTGATGATGACCTGCCTTTTTAA
- the purM gene encoding phosphoribosylformylglycinamidine cyclo-ligase, giving the protein MLYQQSGVDLRGAQEFVEALRPLAEQTYSPQVLQGVGGFFGAYALPAGLKEPVLIACSDGVGSKLLLASQVQKLGQIGLDLVAMNVNDLLCSFAKPLFFLDYYATPKLNQKQALEILEGIVQGCKLAGCALLGGESAQMKGFYTKEAFDLAGFCVGVVEKCDLPQIEQIKAGDILVGFKSSGLHSNGFSLVRHLLKTQNPPSHLGNQSLLETLLTPTRLYGHLLHLRSKIRALAHITGGGLVYNLPRILPPSLGAVIELKHLPRMPVFEWLKSLVPLEECLQVFNMGVGMIAVVAPSDFNALRAAGGFYLGEVVLSSEKIQFIGGDHGI; this is encoded by the coding sequence ATGCTTTATCAGCAAAGCGGGGTGGATTTAAGAGGTGCGCAGGAATTTGTAGAGGCTCTTAGACCGTTGGCCGAACAAACTTATAGCCCACAAGTTTTACAGGGTGTGGGGGGTTTTTTTGGGGCGTATGCCTTGCCTGCTGGCTTAAAAGAGCCCGTACTCATTGCCTGCAGTGATGGGGTGGGCTCTAAATTACTTTTAGCCTCTCAAGTACAAAAACTAGGCCAAATTGGGCTAGATTTAGTGGCGATGAATGTTAACGATCTGCTTTGTAGTTTTGCTAAACCTCTTTTTTTTCTAGATTACTACGCTACCCCTAAACTCAACCAAAAACAGGCTTTAGAAATTTTAGAAGGCATTGTACAGGGTTGCAAGTTAGCCGGGTGTGCGCTTTTAGGTGGAGAGAGTGCACAGATGAAGGGTTTTTACACAAAGGAGGCTTTTGATCTGGCGGGTTTTTGTGTGGGGGTGGTAGAAAAGTGCGATTTACCTCAAATAGAACAAATAAAAGCGGGGGATATTTTGGTAGGTTTTAAAAGTAGTGGCTTGCATAGCAATGGTTTTTCTTTAGTACGCCATTTACTAAAGACACAAAACCCCCCCTCACATCTGGGCAATCAAAGCCTGCTAGAGACTCTTTTAACCCCCACACGGCTTTATGGGCATTTGTTACACTTGCGATCTAAAATCCGTGCTCTTGCTCATATCACCGGCGGAGGGCTAGTGTATAACCTGCCCCGTATTTTGCCTCCCTCTTTGGGGGCTGTGATAGAGCTTAAACATCTCCCGCGCATGCCTGTTTTTGAGTGGTTAAAATCTTTAGTGCCTTTAGAGGAGTGTTTACAGGTGTTTAATATGGGAGTAGGAATGATTGCAGTGGTTGCGCCCTCTGATTTTAACGCTTTGCGTGCGGCTGGGGGATTTTACTTAGGGGAAGTGGTTTTAAGTTCTGAGAAAATCCAATTTATCGGAGGTGATCATGGCATTTAA
- a CDS encoding microcin C ABC transporter permease YejB, translated as MLSYILKRLLLIIPTLWGIITINFFIIQSAPGGPVEQMMAKLSNASNQESTNNSLKDQQFKESVYRGGLGMDNALYLEITKMYGFDKPLLERYFIMLKKYVCFDFGQSFYRQIGVLDLIKEKLPVSISLGFFSTLLIYLLSIPLGIYKARHNNSPLDAASSVAIVVANAIPAFLFALILIVLFASGTYFKIFPLRGLISDNFESLSTLGKIKDYLWHITLPVLCMSIGGFASLTLLVKNSFLDEMGKLYLISARAKGASEGRIFYGHVFRNAMLLVISSFPGAFLGMFFSGSLLIEIIFSLDGLGLLSFDSLMSRDYPVVFGSLYIFTLLGLLINLISDLTYTLVDPRIDFERR; from the coding sequence ATGCTCTCTTATATTCTCAAACGGCTTTTATTGATCATTCCTACTTTATGGGGAATCATTACAATTAATTTTTTTATTATCCAAAGTGCTCCGGGTGGACCTGTGGAGCAGATGATGGCTAAGTTAAGCAATGCGTCTAATCAAGAGAGTACTAATAACTCTCTAAAAGATCAGCAATTTAAAGAAAGCGTCTATAGAGGAGGGTTAGGTATGGATAATGCGCTTTATTTAGAGATCACAAAAATGTATGGCTTTGATAAACCCTTGTTAGAGCGTTATTTTATTATGCTGAAAAAATATGTGTGTTTTGATTTTGGGCAAAGTTTTTATCGCCAAATTGGGGTACTTGATTTGATCAAAGAAAAGTTACCCGTCTCTATCTCGCTAGGTTTTTTTAGCACCCTGCTTATTTATCTGCTTTCTATTCCGCTTGGTATTTACAAAGCAAGGCATAATAATTCTCCTTTAGATGCGGCTAGTAGTGTGGCTATCGTGGTAGCCAACGCTATTCCTGCCTTTTTATTTGCCTTAATTTTAATCGTACTCTTTGCTTCAGGGACTTACTTTAAAATCTTCCCTCTTAGAGGGCTTATTAGCGATAATTTTGAAAGTTTAAGCACTTTGGGAAAAATCAAGGATTATTTATGGCATATCACTCTACCCGTGCTTTGCATGAGCATTGGCGGGTTTGCTAGCCTCACGCTTTTAGTGAAAAATTCCTTTTTAGATGAAATGGGCAAACTGTATCTCATCAGCGCACGGGCTAAAGGTGCAAGTGAAGGCCGTATTTTTTATGGGCATGTTTTTAGAAACGCGATGCTTTTAGTGATCTCTAGTTTCCCGGGGGCGTTTTTGGGCATGTTTTTTAGCGGGAGTTTGCTTATTGAAATTATTTTTAGCTTAGATGGACTAGGGCTTTTAAGCTTTGATAGTTTGATGAGTCGTGATTATCCTGTGGTCTTTGGCTCGCTTTATATTTTTACACTCTTAGGGCTTTTGATCAATCTCATTAGCGATCTGACCTATACTTTAGTCGATCCACGCATTGATTTTGAAAGGCGCTAA
- the holA gene encoding DNA polymerase III subunit delta, with the protein MYQKELETYLQHKIPRAVLLYGEWEFYIEYYANKIAKLTPQVQIYRVYFKDYCFEEVLEYISQDSLFGGGSLVWLKLDKKLAAKEVRMLLDRLSKHLQNALIIEFYKAKSQSEYAQDFKQFAAQFKHPKLEVIEVRFFMPDLHARLALLQEKTRALNLSVSMEALTLLLEVQNNDIRIIYQDLEKLALLDKPIGLSDVHTHVYGVGGIQLEELLAVLFKRSSKVLETFMRLLAEGFEEIELIRGLQRYFYQLFGFYAYMQKGSGNAKEILGYNPPQAITQTLKERCKQVMNYQQVFVYLNAWYVASMQGNESWHFLIKIQDNIC; encoded by the coding sequence ATGTATCAAAAAGAACTAGAAACTTATCTACAACACAAAATCCCGCGGGCTGTTTTGCTCTATGGAGAATGGGAGTTTTATATAGAATATTATGCCAATAAAATTGCTAAGCTCACCCCACAGGTTCAGATTTACCGGGTTTATTTCAAAGATTATTGTTTTGAAGAAGTTTTAGAGTATATCAGCCAAGATTCTTTATTTGGCGGAGGTAGTTTGGTGTGGCTTAAGCTAGATAAAAAACTAGCGGCTAAAGAAGTGCGCATGCTTTTAGATAGACTAAGCAAACACCTACAAAATGCCTTGATCATAGAATTTTATAAAGCTAAGAGCCAGAGTGAATACGCCCAAGATTTCAAACAATTTGCTGCCCAGTTTAAGCACCCTAAATTAGAAGTTATAGAGGTACGCTTTTTTATGCCAGATCTGCATGCGCGATTAGCCTTATTACAAGAGAAAACACGGGCTTTAAACTTATCAGTTAGCATGGAGGCGCTCACTCTGCTATTAGAAGTGCAAAATAATGATATACGAATAATCTATCAGGATTTAGAAAAATTAGCCTTGTTAGATAAACCCATTGGGCTTAGCGATGTGCACACGCATGTTTATGGAGTGGGTGGGATACAATTAGAAGAGCTTTTAGCGGTTTTATTTAAACGATCCTCTAAAGTGTTAGAAACTTTTATGCGCTTGCTAGCAGAAGGGTTTGAAGAGATCGAACTCATACGCGGTTTGCAACGCTATTTTTACCAACTCTTTGGTTTTTATGCCTATATGCAAAAAGGATCAGGCAATGCTAAGGAAATTCTAGGCTATAACCCTCCTCAGGCGATCACACAAACTTTAAAAGAGCGGTGTAAGCAAGTGATGAATTACCAACAGGTTTTTGTGTATTTAAATGCGTGGTATGTGGCTAGTATGCAAGGGAATGAAAGCTGGCATTTTTTAATCAAAATACAAGATAATATTTGCTAA
- a CDS encoding methyltransferase domain-containing protein, which yields MGEAVCHSFNRAAKSYARYCRVQDQIISQLLSHLAGHSYARVLDLGCGSGNVIKQFPRFNLSANEFIGVDFSLEMLTEHPQNIEGVQKISLIYADFEDMFLNPCDLVIASSSLQWAKQLEFLCTRLCLQSTNIALAVHTNRSLHALHAFLGSNSPLRSQEQTEAILNRSLDKFKRKMWTQNFTQHFKNRQELLQQLKFGGLLGGGTLSYAQKKALKQIPLQTLDYEVVFCIGQR from the coding sequence TTGGGTGAAGCAGTGTGCCACTCTTTTAACCGGGCAGCAAAAAGTTATGCGCGCTATTGTCGCGTGCAAGATCAAATCATCAGCCAATTATTAAGCCATTTGGCCGGGCATTCTTATGCACGCGTACTTGATCTAGGCTGTGGGAGTGGCAATGTGATCAAACAATTTCCCCGCTTTAATCTTTCTGCCAATGAATTTATCGGCGTGGATTTTTCTTTAGAAATGCTCACAGAACACCCGCAAAATATAGAGGGCGTACAAAAAATCTCTTTAATCTATGCAGATTTTGAAGATATGTTTTTAAATCCTTGTGATTTGGTTATTGCAAGTTCCTCTTTGCAGTGGGCTAAACAGCTTGAATTTTTATGCACGCGCCTTTGTTTGCAGAGTACAAACATCGCCCTAGCTGTGCACACAAACAGAAGTTTACACGCCTTGCACGCCTTTTTAGGTAGCAATTCACCTTTGCGATCACAAGAGCAAACAGAGGCGATTTTGAATCGTAGTTTAGATAAATTTAAGCGCAAAATGTGGACTCAAAATTTCACCCAGCACTTTAAAAACAGGCAAGAGTTACTCCAACAGCTTAAATTTGGGGGGTTATTAGGAGGGGGAACGCTCTCTTATGCGCAAAAAAAGGCGTTAAAACAAATCCCCCTTCAAACTTTAGATTACGAGGTGGTGTTTTGCATAGGACAGAGATAA
- the rpsF gene encoding 30S ribosomal protein S6, giving the protein MKHYETMFILKPTLVEEDIKDKLAFYQEVITKSGGEVVNTLDMGHRNLAYEIQKHKRGYYFVIYFTAHADVVLELERLYRINEDILRFMILKYESKKEQKAWQTLVHRASKNLLHAGFEKPHKETPPQQVPPVES; this is encoded by the coding sequence TTGAAACATTATGAGACAATGTTTATTCTCAAACCCACTTTAGTAGAAGAGGACATCAAAGATAAATTAGCGTTTTACCAAGAGGTGATCACAAAAAGCGGGGGGGAGGTGGTTAATACTTTGGATATGGGGCACAGAAACTTAGCTTATGAAATCCAAAAACACAAGCGCGGGTACTATTTTGTCATTTATTTTACAGCCCATGCAGATGTAGTATTAGAACTAGAAAGGCTGTATCGTATCAATGAGGATATTTTGCGTTTCATGATTTTAAAATATGAGAGCAAGAAAGAACAAAAAGCGTGGCAAACTTTGGTGCATCGTGCTTCTAAAAACCTACTACACGCTGGTTTTGAAAAACCCCATAAAGAAACCCCGCCCCAACAGGTTCCCCCTGTGGAGTCTTAG
- a CDS encoding SH3 domain-containing protein, whose product MAFKIYWKLYGYACGVLLLLLGLYVGVFMGLYRLGQSKTAPIAPPIGVTQKTLEITQKTPENTSPTQILEPPKTQETPQNTPQDQKPPQNTPQNTEVLKPKPTTSQPQASPQNQDQDQVAAPPTPAPENTKPSYKTYYVLYSVVNVRLQPSTNSKVVAKILHGQEVQVLETKHGWGRIKSGWVFLHLLKEK is encoded by the coding sequence ATGGCATTTAAAATTTATTGGAAATTATACGGGTATGCTTGTGGGGTGTTGTTGTTATTATTGGGTCTTTATGTGGGGGTTTTTATGGGTCTGTACCGTTTAGGGCAAAGTAAAACAGCGCCTATTGCGCCTCCTATTGGGGTTACTCAAAAAACACTAGAAATCACCCAAAAAACACCGGAAAACACCTCTCCTACACAAATTTTAGAGCCACCCAAAACCCAAGAAACCCCCCAAAATACACCACAAGATCAAAAACCCCCCCAAAACACGCCACAAAATACAGAAGTTTTAAAACCTAAGCCAACCACAAGCCAACCACAAGCCTCTCCACAGAATCAAGATCAAGATCAAGTTGCCGCGCCTCCAACCCCAGCTCCAGAAAATACTAAACCCTCCTATAAGACTTATTATGTGCTTTATAGTGTGGTCAATGTACGCTTGCAACCTAGCACGAATTCTAAAGTGGTGGCTAAAATCTTGCATGGTCAGGAAGTACAAGTATTAGAAACTAAACATGGCTGGGGACGGATTAAAAGTGGCTGGGTATTTTTACACCTACTCAAAGAAAAATAA
- a CDS encoding class I SAM-dependent methyltransferase, translated as MLLKHINPQDYILLDSACGYGSFLALPGFSAYVGVDKDSLALKKARKTCKHATLLHKNALRAVMRENFNIPSTSKLVIMGNPPYNDRTSRVRSSFKDKEALKMDTPLKARDIGISFLRSFDLLKADYVCVLHPLSYLIKRANLKSLKNFAKNYRLVDSLVVSSQIFCPKSLSYFPIVIALYKRDIKGLDEGFLASFNFQTLEGKSFRLQDWDFISAYVDKYPNQKKVSKDLRVSMFYTLRDINALLRSKTFLVKESPHAIYITKEKYSLYCYIDVFKTQIPHIPYYLRNCDVFLDYAKFKNLEDHFVIASQTKKISPEIERYFKDLLGEHYEN; from the coding sequence ATGCTCCTAAAACACATCAACCCTCAAGATTATATTTTGCTAGATAGTGCGTGTGGTTATGGAAGTTTTTTAGCTCTACCGGGCTTTAGTGCCTATGTGGGCGTGGATAAGGATAGCTTGGCCTTAAAAAAGGCTAGAAAAACCTGTAAACACGCTACTCTCTTGCACAAAAACGCCCTACGCGCTGTTATGCGGGAAAATTTTAATATCCCTAGCACTAGTAAGCTAGTGATTATGGGCAATCCGCCCTACAATGATAGAACCTCTAGGGTACGCTCTTCTTTTAAAGATAAAGAAGCGCTTAAGATGGATACCCCCCTTAAAGCTAGAGATATAGGCATTAGCTTTTTACGCTCCTTTGATTTACTTAAAGCAGATTATGTTTGTGTACTCCACCCCCTCTCTTATCTCATCAAGAGGGCTAATTTAAAATCTCTTAAAAATTTTGCTAAAAACTACCGCCTTGTTGATAGCTTAGTAGTGAGTTCGCAAATTTTCTGCCCAAAATCGCTAAGTTACTTTCCTATTGTTATAGCCTTATACAAAAGAGATATTAAAGGTCTAGATGAGGGTTTTCTTGCAAGTTTTAATTTCCAAACTCTAGAGGGTAAAAGCTTTAGATTGCAAGATTGGGATTTTATTAGTGCCTATGTAGACAAATACCCTAATCAAAAGAAAGTCTCTAAAGATTTAAGAGTTTCCATGTTTTATACACTTAGAGATATTAATGCCCTTTTGCGCTCCAAGACTTTTTTAGTTAAAGAGAGTCCGCATGCTATCTATATCACTAAAGAGAAGTACAGCTTGTATTGCTACATTGATGTCTTTAAAACCCAGATCCCCCATATCCCCTATTATTTGCGCAACTGCGATGTGTTTTTAGACTATGCTAAGTTTAAGAATTTAGAAGATCATTTTGTTATAGCTAGCCAAACTAAGAAAATAAGCCCTGAAATTGAGCGCTACTTTAAGGATTTGTTAGGGGAACACTATGAAAATTGA